A DNA window from Trichosurus vulpecula isolate mTriVul1 chromosome 2, mTriVul1.pri, whole genome shotgun sequence contains the following coding sequences:
- the SCN3B gene encoding sodium channel subunit beta-3 isoform X3 has product MPALSSLFSLASLMLICWVHVCFPVCVEVPSETEAVQGKQMKLRCISCMKREEVTASTVVEWFYRPEGGKDFLIYEFRNGHQEVESPFQGRLQWNGSKDLQDVSLTVLNVTLNDSGIYTCNVSREFEFDSHRPFVKTTRLIPLKVTEEAGEDFTSVVSEIMMYILLVFLTLWLLIEMIYCYRKVSKAEEAAQENACAN; this is encoded by the exons tGCATGTTTGTTTTCCAGTCTGCGTGGAAGTTCCTTCTGAGACAGAAGCAGTCCAGGGCAAACAGATGAAACTCCGGTGCATCTCCTGCATGAAGAGAGAAGAAGTGACAGCCAGTACTGTGGTGGAATGGTTTTACAGGCCGGAGGGCGGTAAAGATTTCCTT ATCTATGAGTTCAGAAATGGTCACCAGGAAGTCGAAAGTCCCTTCCAAGGCCGCCTGCAGTGGAATGGGAGCAAAGACCTGCAGGATGTCTCCCTCACCGTGCTCAATGTTACCCTGAATGACTCCGGTATCTACACCTGCAATGTCTCCCGGGAGTTTGAATTTGACTCACATCGTCCCTTTGTGAAGACCACAAGGCTCATCCCCCTCAAAGTCACTGAGGAAG CTGGAGAGGACTTCACCTCGGTGGTCTCAGAAATCATGATGTACATCCTTCTGGTCTTCCTCACATTGTGGCTACTCATCGAGATGATTTATTGTTACAGGAAGGTTTCCAAGGCTGAGGAGGCAGCTCAAGAAAATGC ATGCGCAAACTAA
- the SCN3B gene encoding sodium channel subunit beta-3 isoform X2, whose product MPALSSLFSLASLMLICWVHVCFPVCVEVPSETEAVQGKQMKLRCISCMKREEVTASTVVEWFYRPEGGKDFLIYEFRNGHQEVESPFQGRLQWNGSKDLQDVSLTVLNVTLNDSGIYTCNVSREFEFDSHRPFVKTTRLIPLKVTEEAGEDFTSVVSEIMMYILLVFLTLWLLIEMIYCYRKVSKAEEAAQENAITGF is encoded by the exons tGCATGTTTGTTTTCCAGTCTGCGTGGAAGTTCCTTCTGAGACAGAAGCAGTCCAGGGCAAACAGATGAAACTCCGGTGCATCTCCTGCATGAAGAGAGAAGAAGTGACAGCCAGTACTGTGGTGGAATGGTTTTACAGGCCGGAGGGCGGTAAAGATTTCCTT ATCTATGAGTTCAGAAATGGTCACCAGGAAGTCGAAAGTCCCTTCCAAGGCCGCCTGCAGTGGAATGGGAGCAAAGACCTGCAGGATGTCTCCCTCACCGTGCTCAATGTTACCCTGAATGACTCCGGTATCTACACCTGCAATGTCTCCCGGGAGTTTGAATTTGACTCACATCGTCCCTTTGTGAAGACCACAAGGCTCATCCCCCTCAAAGTCACTGAGGAAG CTGGAGAGGACTTCACCTCGGTGGTCTCAGAAATCATGATGTACATCCTTCTGGTCTTCCTCACATTGTGGCTACTCATCGAGATGATTTATTGTTACAGGAAGGTTTCCAAGGCTGAGGAGGCAGCTCAAGAAAATGC GATTACAGGATTTTGA
- the SCN3B gene encoding sodium channel subunit beta-3 isoform X1, producing MPALSSLFSLASLMLICWVHVCFPVCVEVPSETEAVQGKQMKLRCISCMKREEVTASTVVEWFYRPEGGKDFLIYEFRNGHQEVESPFQGRLQWNGSKDLQDVSLTVLNVTLNDSGIYTCNVSREFEFDSHRPFVKTTRLIPLKVTEEAGEDFTSVVSEIMMYILLVFLTLWLLIEMIYCYRKVSKAEEAAQENASDYLAIPSENKENSAVPVEE from the exons tGCATGTTTGTTTTCCAGTCTGCGTGGAAGTTCCTTCTGAGACAGAAGCAGTCCAGGGCAAACAGATGAAACTCCGGTGCATCTCCTGCATGAAGAGAGAAGAAGTGACAGCCAGTACTGTGGTGGAATGGTTTTACAGGCCGGAGGGCGGTAAAGATTTCCTT ATCTATGAGTTCAGAAATGGTCACCAGGAAGTCGAAAGTCCCTTCCAAGGCCGCCTGCAGTGGAATGGGAGCAAAGACCTGCAGGATGTCTCCCTCACCGTGCTCAATGTTACCCTGAATGACTCCGGTATCTACACCTGCAATGTCTCCCGGGAGTTTGAATTTGACTCACATCGTCCCTTTGTGAAGACCACAAGGCTCATCCCCCTCAAAGTCACTGAGGAAG CTGGAGAGGACTTCACCTCGGTGGTCTCAGAAATCATGATGTACATCCTTCTGGTCTTCCTCACATTGTGGCTACTCATCGAGATGATTTATTGTTACAGGAAGGTTTCCAAGGCTGAGGAGGCAGCTCAAGAAAATGC GTCTGACTACCTCGCCATTCCATCAGAGAACAAGGAGAATTCGGCAGTGCCAGTGGAGGAATAG